Proteins from one Acidobacteriota bacterium genomic window:
- the selB gene encoding selenocysteine-specific translation elongation factor: MHLTIATAGHIDHGKSTLVQALTGTHPDRLPEERARGISIELGFAHTTVGDVTLSFVDVPGHERFVRTMLAGVGGIDAVLLVVAADESVMPQTREHFDICRLLDVPAGVIALTRCDLADETMQAVAELDARALVEGSPLGDAPIVRVSATTGGGLDDLRAALLECARTRRERDAATPTRLPIDRVFSVKGFGTVVTGTLWSGRIAPESELTAWPGGQRVRVRGVQVHGVPAPCADAGQRTALNVATLGRTEIDRGHMLLADGVALPTRRLAVDVTVLRGAVGVGGPTLPTALRHGTRLHVHLGTTVVVGRLVLPSVNADGSARVLTAGARGAAVLRLETPLPARRGDRLVLRSYSPVTTVGGAVVLDPAPPARGVPPADLAVTDVAALLLARARAAGPLGCVRVDLPARCGVAPAVLSRVAQRLTDEGVLAAAGPYWVAVEILDGMQQDVLARLDEAMASDPLSGGVPRATLRRIGGRRWRAEVTDLVLARLADGGIITGEDRITRATAQAPERDPVDVRVLESIDAAALAGVTVADLEGTGAVPDRKSLAAVLSRLARSGDVARVGDLYVSHTRLRGLVEDLRASAGSGGGTGRVEIGWFKDRYGLTRRAAIPLLEWLDRTRVTRREGDARVVIDTR, encoded by the coding sequence GTGCACCTCACGATCGCGACAGCGGGGCACATCGATCACGGGAAGAGCACGCTCGTCCAGGCGCTGACGGGGACGCATCCCGACCGGTTGCCTGAGGAGCGTGCGCGCGGGATCAGCATCGAGCTCGGGTTCGCGCACACCACCGTTGGCGACGTGACGTTGTCGTTCGTGGACGTGCCTGGTCACGAGCGGTTCGTGCGGACGATGCTGGCGGGTGTGGGCGGGATCGATGCGGTGCTGCTGGTGGTGGCGGCGGACGAATCGGTGATGCCGCAGACGCGCGAACACTTCGACATCTGTCGCCTGCTTGACGTGCCCGCCGGCGTAATCGCGCTCACGCGCTGCGATCTGGCCGACGAGACCATGCAGGCCGTGGCGGAGCTCGACGCGCGAGCCCTGGTGGAGGGGTCGCCGCTGGGCGACGCGCCGATCGTGCGCGTGTCGGCGACGACGGGCGGGGGCCTGGACGACCTGCGTGCCGCTTTGCTCGAGTGCGCACGCACGCGTCGAGAGCGAGACGCGGCAACTCCGACACGTCTGCCGATCGATCGTGTCTTCTCCGTGAAGGGCTTCGGCACCGTCGTCACGGGCACGCTCTGGTCTGGGCGTATCGCGCCGGAGTCCGAGCTCACGGCGTGGCCGGGCGGTCAGCGCGTCCGCGTGCGCGGCGTCCAGGTACACGGAGTCCCGGCACCATGCGCGGATGCCGGACAACGCACCGCGCTCAACGTCGCGACGCTCGGACGCACCGAGATCGATCGCGGCCACATGTTGCTGGCCGACGGTGTCGCGCTCCCCACGCGTCGCCTCGCTGTCGACGTGACGGTGTTGCGAGGCGCGGTCGGGGTCGGGGGGCCGACCCTGCCCACGGCTTTGCGGCATGGCACGCGGCTGCATGTGCACCTGGGCACGACGGTCGTGGTCGGACGGCTCGTTCTTCCGTCAGTGAATGCTGACGGATCGGCGCGCGTGCTGACCGCTGGTGCGCGTGGAGCGGCGGTGTTGCGGCTGGAAACGCCGCTTCCGGCGCGTCGCGGCGACCGCCTGGTGTTGCGGTCGTACTCGCCGGTGACCACGGTGGGCGGCGCCGTGGTGCTCGATCCCGCACCGCCGGCGCGTGGCGTGCCGCCCGCGGATCTGGCCGTCACCGACGTTGCCGCGCTGCTGCTGGCGCGTGCGCGCGCCGCGGGACCGCTCGGCTGCGTGCGCGTCGATCTGCCCGCCCGGTGCGGCGTGGCTCCCGCCGTCCTGAGCCGCGTGGCGCAGCGGTTGACCGACGAGGGCGTGCTGGCTGCAGCGGGACCATACTGGGTGGCCGTCGAGATCCTCGACGGCATGCAGCAGGACGTGCTCGCGCGTCTCGATGAGGCCATGGCATCAGATCCGTTGAGTGGCGGTGTGCCAAGAGCCACGCTGCGAAGGATCGGCGGACGACGATGGCGGGCGGAGGTGACCGACCTCGTACTCGCACGCCTCGCCGATGGGGGCATCATCACGGGTGAGGATCGGATCACGCGCGCGACGGCGCAGGCACCGGAGCGTGATCCCGTCGATGTGCGCGTCCTCGAGTCGATCGACGCGGCGGCCCTGGCTGGTGTGACAGTCGCCGATCTCGAGGGGACGGGGGCAGTGCCCGACAGGAAGTCGCTGGCGGCCGTGTTGTCGCGCCTGGCGCGCAGCGGCGATGTGGCGCGCGTGGGCGACCTCTACGTGTCACACACGAGGCTGAGGGGGCTCGTAGAGGACCTGCGGGCGTCCGCCGGGAGCGGTGGCGGAACGGGGCGAGTCGAGATCGGATGGTTCAAGGACCGCTATGGCCTGACGAGGCGTGCCGCGATCCCCTTGCTGGAATGGCTCGATCGCACGCGCGTCACGCGGCGGGAGGGCGACGCGCGCGTCGTGATCGACACGCGATGA
- a CDS encoding DUF4147 domain-containing protein encodes MDGRTALPLTLPSRARDDLAGITAAALAAVSASTLVRRALVDGPAPVVAGRPYTLIAAGKASAAMLERWFALVPELPRRTIGVGTHDGRRVPDEVEWYTGGHPTPTPESVAAANAALDAARAVREGDHLVVLLSGGASSLLCRPVDGVTLAEKQQITRALMHDGRAIDELNCVRKHLSGIKGGRLAAACGGRTVTLAISDVVAPIEDDPSVIGSGPTVADPSAFADAWRIVTGMADQAAVPASVRAWLKRGAEGDVPETPKPGDAAIRRSEYRLIGSRRMAMAGAAEEARRRGYDAIVLPSPVLGEAREAGAAHVAAVLAVVGDRRGPVCVISSGETTVTVSGTGRGGRNQELVAGAIDALARAEKPVLFASVGTDGIDGPTDAAGAWADNGTAALAAAQGVNVEAYLRNNDAYECHRRLGTLTRTGPTDTNVCDVQVALLY; translated from the coding sequence ATGGATGGACGGACGGCGCTGCCACTGACACTCCCGTCGCGTGCGCGCGACGATCTCGCCGGCATCACCGCCGCGGCGCTCGCCGCCGTCTCCGCCTCCACACTCGTACGCCGTGCGCTCGTCGACGGCCCCGCGCCCGTCGTGGCCGGCCGCCCCTACACGCTCATCGCGGCGGGCAAGGCGTCTGCGGCCATGCTCGAACGCTGGTTCGCGCTCGTGCCCGAACTTCCGCGGCGGACCATCGGCGTGGGCACGCACGACGGCCGTCGCGTGCCCGACGAGGTGGAGTGGTACACGGGAGGGCATCCGACACCGACACCGGAGAGCGTGGCGGCCGCGAACGCCGCGCTGGACGCTGCACGAGCGGTGCGCGAAGGCGACCACCTCGTCGTGCTGCTGTCCGGCGGGGCGTCGTCGTTGCTGTGCCGTCCGGTCGATGGCGTGACACTGGCAGAGAAGCAGCAGATCACGCGGGCGCTCATGCACGACGGGCGCGCGATCGACGAACTGAACTGCGTGCGCAAGCACCTGTCGGGCATCAAGGGGGGACGGCTTGCCGCCGCGTGCGGCGGCCGGACCGTGACGCTGGCGATCTCGGACGTCGTCGCGCCGATCGAAGACGACCCGAGCGTGATCGGATCGGGGCCGACCGTTGCCGACCCGAGCGCGTTCGCCGACGCATGGCGCATCGTGACGGGGATGGCCGATCAGGCGGCGGTCCCGGCGTCAGTCCGCGCGTGGCTGAAGCGCGGCGCGGAGGGGGACGTCCCGGAGACGCCCAAGCCGGGAGACGCGGCGATCCGGCGCAGCGAGTATCGGCTCATCGGATCGCGTCGCATGGCGATGGCAGGCGCCGCAGAAGAGGCGCGGCGACGCGGATACGACGCCATCGTGCTGCCGTCGCCTGTGCTCGGGGAAGCGCGCGAGGCAGGCGCCGCACACGTCGCGGCGGTTCTTGCAGTGGTTGGCGACAGGCGCGGTCCCGTCTGCGTGATCAGCAGCGGTGAAACGACGGTCACCGTTTCGGGTACGGGACGCGGCGGACGCAATCAGGAGTTGGTCGCCGGTGCGATCGATGCACTGGCACGCGCGGAGAAGCCCGTGCTCTTCGCCAGCGTCGGCACCGACGGCATCGACGGCCCCACCGACGCCGCTGGCGCGTGGGCCGACAACGGCACCGCAGCGCTGGCGGCGGCGCAGGGCGTCAACGTGGAGGCCTATCTGCGCAACAACGACGCCTACGAGTGCCATCGCCGCCTCGGGACGCTCACGCGCACGGGGCCGACGGACACCAACGTCTGCGACGTCCAGGTGGCGCTGCTCTACTGA
- a CDS encoding energy transducer TonB, whose protein sequence is MSDAPAPTPQESPAHGSVILPIGTHPTVDLQFGMQRQRTSGAAVASALAHVLGAIILYVGIRAVPAESPPEVVPPRDPEHTLVFVAEPGPGGGGGGGGNQSTEPPRRLELPGQDRISVPVAPKVNLTPPKVEPPEPVEPPPVPPLTIPVQNVASGNVAIAGVIDRTAIPGGTSQGSGSGGGAGTGQGTGVGSGSGSGLGAGFGGGTGGGAYRPGSGVSPPELVSQVKPQYTTEAMRAKIQGKVWLEVIVGPDGRPGDIKIARSLDRAFGLDEEAMKAMRLWRFRPGMRQGVAVPTVITVEMEFSLR, encoded by the coding sequence ATGTCTGACGCGCCCGCTCCCACCCCTCAGGAATCGCCCGCCCACGGCTCGGTGATCCTGCCGATCGGGACGCATCCCACTGTCGATCTCCAGTTCGGGATGCAGCGACAGCGGACCAGCGGCGCGGCTGTCGCGTCGGCGCTTGCGCACGTGCTGGGGGCCATCATCCTGTACGTGGGTATCCGTGCCGTCCCGGCGGAGTCCCCACCGGAGGTCGTGCCGCCGCGCGATCCCGAGCACACGCTCGTGTTCGTGGCCGAGCCAGGGCCCGGTGGCGGTGGCGGCGGTGGTGGGAACCAGAGTACCGAACCGCCGCGACGACTGGAGTTGCCAGGGCAGGACCGCATCTCGGTCCCCGTGGCGCCGAAGGTGAATCTCACACCGCCCAAGGTGGAGCCGCCCGAGCCGGTCGAGCCGCCTCCCGTGCCGCCGCTCACCATTCCCGTGCAGAACGTCGCATCAGGAAACGTCGCGATCGCCGGCGTCATCGACAGGACGGCCATCCCGGGTGGGACATCGCAGGGCAGTGGAAGCGGTGGAGGAGCAGGCACCGGCCAGGGCACCGGCGTCGGCTCCGGCAGCGGCAGCGGTCTCGGGGCCGGCTTCGGTGGCGGCACAGGAGGCGGAGCCTATCGACCCGGTTCCGGTGTCTCGCCACCGGAACTGGTTTCGCAGGTGAAACCGCAGTACACCACCGAAGCCATGCGCGCCAAGATTCAGGGCAAGGTGTGGCTCGAGGTGATCGTCGGACCCGACGGCCGTCCCGGCGACATCAAGATCGCCCGCTCGCTCGATCGCGCGTTCGGCCTCGACGAGGAGGCGATGAAAGCCATGCGCCTCTGGCGCTTCCGTCCCGGCATGCGCCAGGGCGTCGCCGTTCCCACGGTCATCACCGTGGAGATGGAATTCAGCTTGAGGTAG
- the rnr gene encoding ribonuclease R has translation MTPDDLLQRIRTRVTHPATVNELMRLLGLPRSEAPAIRKALKTLVARGALIETRGRHFGVPELMDLAAGRLVVNPNGFGFVKLDQPIDEVTGDIYVAGHNLHDAMHGDRVVVRVERHARDGRAEGRIVRILGRSAATTVGRFDREDHGLQYVTPFDKRLLMDVQIPAGDDLGATAGQMVVIEIVRWPVHGRGALGRVLEVLGDINAPGVDTQIIIRKHGIPDRHSDESLAEASRMGEDVDPADIAGRTDFRGDVAVTIDGETARDFDDAVSVERLESGHYLLKVHIADVAHYVREGSALDREAADRGTSVYFPERAVHMFPEALATGLCSLRPHVDRLVQSCVMEIDGRGRVVDATLHDGVIVSRARMTYTDVHAILAGDAERRQRYSELVPHFERMRELFDILNRRRHGRGSIDFDLPEAKIVLDEDGQVENILVAERNVAHRLIEEFMLVANETVAAFLDAHDVPTLYRIHEAPDSLKVEQFEEFIATLGYTLAASASAIKPRHFQKLVEKLRGKPEERPIATLMLRTMQKARYDTGCLGHFGLAADAYAHFTSPIRRYPDLIVHRTLREFRHGVLTEALYDERVEELPEVARHTSEMERRADEAANELVAWKKVRFMADKVGEEYDGFITGVAPFGLFVQLVEHYVEGLVHISSLADDYYRYLERAHQLRGENTHRVFRLGDPIRVQVVRVDQDRRQVDLGVVEVLDRIRESERHRGPRTSKASPKHESRPGKGRPAKGRPGKRERAITKAVKGRR, from the coding sequence ATGACGCCAGACGATCTGCTGCAGCGCATCCGCACGCGCGTGACCCATCCCGCCACCGTCAACGAGCTGATGCGGTTGCTGGGCCTGCCCCGGTCGGAGGCCCCCGCGATCCGCAAGGCCCTGAAGACGCTCGTGGCCCGTGGTGCGCTGATTGAAACACGCGGACGCCACTTCGGCGTGCCGGAGCTGATGGATCTTGCCGCCGGCCGGCTGGTGGTCAATCCGAACGGCTTCGGCTTCGTGAAGCTGGATCAGCCCATCGACGAGGTGACGGGCGACATCTACGTTGCCGGTCACAACCTGCACGACGCCATGCACGGCGATCGCGTCGTCGTGCGCGTCGAGCGCCACGCGCGCGACGGGCGCGCCGAGGGCCGCATCGTCCGTATCCTCGGGCGGAGCGCGGCCACCACCGTCGGCCGGTTCGACAGGGAAGATCACGGCCTCCAGTACGTCACGCCGTTCGACAAGCGGCTGTTGATGGACGTGCAGATCCCGGCCGGCGACGATCTCGGCGCCACGGCGGGACAGATGGTGGTGATCGAGATCGTGCGCTGGCCCGTCCACGGGCGCGGCGCGCTCGGCCGCGTGCTCGAGGTGCTGGGAGACATCAACGCACCAGGCGTCGACACGCAGATCATCATCCGTAAGCACGGCATTCCCGATCGCCACTCGGACGAGAGCCTCGCCGAGGCGTCGCGCATGGGCGAGGACGTCGATCCAGCCGACATCGCCGGCCGTACTGATTTCCGCGGCGACGTCGCGGTGACCATCGACGGCGAGACCGCGCGCGATTTCGACGATGCGGTATCGGTGGAGCGGCTGGAGAGCGGGCACTACCTGCTGAAGGTGCACATCGCCGACGTGGCGCACTACGTGCGGGAGGGGAGCGCGCTGGATCGCGAAGCCGCCGATCGCGGTACGTCCGTGTACTTCCCCGAACGCGCGGTCCACATGTTCCCCGAGGCGCTGGCCACGGGTCTGTGCTCGCTGCGTCCGCACGTGGATCGCCTCGTGCAGTCCTGCGTGATGGAGATCGACGGACGCGGGCGCGTGGTCGACGCCACGCTCCACGACGGGGTCATCGTCAGCCGCGCGCGCATGACGTACACGGACGTCCACGCGATTCTGGCCGGCGACGCGGAGCGGCGACAGCGATACAGCGAGCTCGTCCCGCACTTCGAGCGCATGCGCGAGTTGTTCGACATCCTGAACCGGCGCCGCCACGGCCGCGGATCGATCGACTTCGATCTCCCGGAAGCGAAGATCGTGCTGGACGAGGACGGCCAGGTGGAGAACATCCTCGTGGCCGAGCGCAACGTGGCGCACCGGCTGATCGAGGAGTTCATGCTCGTGGCCAACGAAACGGTGGCCGCGTTCCTCGACGCGCACGACGTGCCCACGCTGTACCGCATCCACGAGGCGCCGGATTCGCTGAAGGTGGAGCAGTTCGAGGAGTTCATCGCGACGCTCGGGTACACGCTCGCCGCGTCGGCGTCGGCCATCAAGCCGCGGCACTTCCAGAAGCTGGTGGAGAAGCTGCGCGGCAAGCCGGAGGAGCGGCCGATCGCCACGCTGATGCTGCGCACGATGCAGAAGGCGCGCTACGACACGGGATGCCTCGGCCACTTCGGTCTGGCAGCCGACGCGTACGCGCACTTCACGTCGCCGATCCGCCGGTATCCCGACCTCATCGTGCATCGCACGCTGCGCGAGTTCCGTCACGGAGTGCTGACCGAAGCGCTCTACGACGAGCGAGTCGAGGAACTGCCGGAAGTCGCGCGTCACACGTCGGAGATGGAGCGCCGGGCCGACGAGGCGGCCAACGAGCTCGTCGCGTGGAAGAAGGTCCGCTTCATGGCCGACAAGGTCGGCGAGGAGTACGACGGCTTCATCACCGGCGTGGCGCCATTCGGCCTGTTCGTGCAGCTCGTGGAGCACTACGTGGAAGGTCTGGTCCACATCTCCAGCCTGGCCGACGACTACTACCGCTACCTCGAACGCGCGCACCAGCTGCGCGGCGAGAACACGCATCGCGTCTTCAGGCTCGGCGACCCGATTCGCGTGCAGGTGGTGCGCGTGGATCAGGACCGCCGCCAGGTCGATCTCGGCGTCGTCGAGGTCCTCGATCGCATCCGCGAATCCGAGCGCCACCGCGGTCCCCGCACGAGCAAGGCATCGCCGAAGCACGAGAGTCGTCCGGGCAAGGGTCGCCCTGCCAAGGGCAGGCCCGGCAAGCGCGAGCGCGCGATCACGAAGGCCGTGAAGGGAAGACGATAG
- a CDS encoding FtsX-like permease family protein, which produces MSSRRHEDTHAVGFLRYCLDEAWTSLRRRWRVASLSTMLLAAAVFVLAAALSASTALRDLTTRMTEAAELSVYLARDASTADRDAAAQATRDDAAVAAVEVLDADQATTRVTEDFPDLAGVITALPERPFGAVVEARLAASATEAQVDALVERLRALPGVDEVAYDRDVLRRVLLTVTTVRRVVTALALLLALAAFAAVAAVLRLGYYARRDEIDVLGLLGAPPRAISGPFVAEGILQALAGTVVAVVLLRVALWVVWQGPAAAWARALDLPYAPFLTWQHLLTLGAATVLAGALAGWVGAREIGR; this is translated from the coding sequence GTGAGCAGCCGCCGCCACGAGGACACGCATGCCGTCGGCTTCCTGCGGTACTGCCTCGACGAGGCGTGGACGTCGCTGCGACGGCGCTGGCGCGTCGCGAGCCTGTCGACGATGCTGCTGGCCGCGGCGGTGTTCGTGCTGGCGGCGGCGCTGTCGGCGTCGACGGCGCTGCGCGATCTCACCACGCGGATGACCGAAGCGGCCGAACTGTCGGTCTATCTCGCGCGCGACGCGTCGACGGCCGATCGCGACGCGGCGGCGCAGGCCACGCGCGACGATGCAGCGGTCGCGGCGGTGGAGGTGCTCGACGCCGATCAGGCGACCACGCGCGTCACCGAGGACTTCCCGGACCTGGCAGGCGTGATCACGGCACTGCCGGAGCGGCCATTCGGTGCGGTGGTGGAAGCGCGTCTTGCCGCGTCCGCCACCGAGGCGCAGGTGGACGCGCTCGTGGAGCGACTGCGCGCGTTGCCGGGCGTGGACGAGGTGGCGTACGACAGGGATGTGCTGCGGCGCGTGCTGCTGACGGTCACCACCGTCAGGCGCGTGGTCACGGCGCTCGCGTTGCTGCTGGCACTGGCCGCGTTCGCGGCGGTTGCCGCGGTCCTGCGACTCGGCTACTACGCGCGACGTGACGAAATCGACGTCCTCGGCCTGCTCGGCGCGCCGCCGCGCGCCATCTCGGGGCCGTTCGTGGCCGAAGGCATCCTGCAGGCGCTGGCCGGCACGGTCGTGGCCGTGGTCCTGCTGCGCGTGGCGCTGTGGGTCGTCTGGCAGGGACCGGCCGCCGCGTGGGCCCGCGCGCTGGATCTGCCGTACGCGCCGTTCCTGACATGGCAGCACCTGCTTACGCTTGGCGCGGCCACAGTGCTGGCGGGCGCGCTGGCCGGGTGGGTCGGCGCCCGCGAGATCGGTCGTTGA
- the tatA gene encoding twin-arginine translocase TatA/TatE family subunit → MIALGFGPIGIPELIIILFIVVLIFGANRLPEIGRGIGKGIRNFKDATKDGVATKDE, encoded by the coding sequence ATGATCGCGCTGGGCTTCGGACCGATCGGTATCCCCGAACTGATCATCATTCTCTTCATCGTCGTGCTGATCTTCGGCGCGAACCGCCTGCCGGAAATCGGCCGCGGGATCGGCAAGGGGATCCGCAACTTCAAGGACGCCACCAAGGACGGCGTGGCCACCAAGGACGAGTAG
- a CDS encoding VWA domain-containing protein, giving the protein MILPLDLRLVLSVCGLLVLLAPVRPGHVAAHAGGAASQEFVTRTELVEVYATVTDAKGRFVTDLARDEFVVLEDGVPQTVTTFADGEQPVSIALAVDRSWSMADGRLAAAQRGGRELLLELGDQDRTMLVAIGSDVEVAVALTNNRLAVDTALQGLDPWGSTALRDAVVTAFDAIEPAPGRRALVLVSDGLERNSRLSAEDVLARVRASDVLAYPLVLQRKIPDLLQALADATGGRTERVRRLRDLPAAMRRIATELRHQYLLGYQPQRAAREGEYRRIEVRVTRTRHQVRARTGYFSR; this is encoded by the coding sequence GTGATTCTACCACTCGACCTTCGCCTCGTCCTGTCGGTCTGCGGGCTGCTCGTGCTGCTCGCCCCGGTACGGCCGGGCCACGTGGCGGCGCATGCCGGTGGGGCCGCGTCGCAGGAGTTCGTTACGCGGACCGAGCTGGTCGAGGTCTATGCGACGGTCACCGACGCGAAGGGACGGTTTGTCACCGACCTCGCGCGCGACGAGTTCGTCGTGCTCGAGGACGGCGTGCCGCAGACCGTCACCACGTTTGCCGACGGCGAGCAGCCCGTGTCGATCGCGTTGGCGGTCGACAGGAGCTGGAGCATGGCTGATGGACGCCTCGCGGCGGCACAGCGCGGTGGACGCGAGCTCCTCCTGGAACTCGGCGACCAGGACCGGACCATGCTCGTGGCGATTGGGTCCGACGTCGAGGTGGCCGTGGCCCTCACCAACAATCGCCTGGCCGTCGACACGGCGTTGCAGGGGCTGGATCCCTGGGGATCGACGGCGCTGCGCGACGCGGTGGTGACGGCGTTCGACGCGATCGAGCCCGCGCCGGGGCGTCGCGCCCTCGTGCTGGTGTCCGACGGCCTCGAGCGCAACAGCCGCCTCAGCGCCGAGGACGTCCTGGCGCGCGTGCGGGCGAGCGACGTGCTGGCGTATCCACTGGTCCTGCAGCGCAAGATCCCGGATCTGTTGCAGGCGTTGGCCGACGCGACAGGCGGACGCACCGAGCGCGTCAGGCGGTTGCGCGATCTCCCCGCGGCGATGCGCCGGATCGCGACCGAGCTGCGGCATCAGTATCTGCTCGGCTATCAGCCGCAGCGCGCGGCGCGGGAGGGCGAGTACCGCCGGATCGAGGTGCGTGTCACGCGCACCAGGCACCAGGTGCGCGCACGAACGGGGTATTTCTCCCGCTGA
- the ftsE gene encoding cell division ATP-binding protein FtsE, producing the protein MITLSAVTRSFGQGFDALRDVSLTIDKGEFVCLAGPSGAGKSTLLRLLLREDVASSGEVRVNGTDLAALGRDARQAYRRTVGFVFQDFKLLPARTVFENVATVARVMGVPRSQQWRRASLLLQQVGLQHRMEAFPMQLSGGEQQRVAIARALMNEPALLLADEPTGNLDRALSIEVMDIFRGINAAGTTVLMATHDEELIRYVNRRVVQLQRGHVVADRRAS; encoded by the coding sequence GTGATCACGCTATCTGCCGTCACGCGATCGTTCGGGCAGGGGTTCGATGCCCTCCGCGACGTGTCGCTCACCATCGACAAGGGAGAGTTCGTGTGTCTGGCCGGCCCCAGCGGCGCCGGCAAGTCCACGCTGCTCCGCCTCCTCCTTCGTGAGGACGTCGCCTCGTCCGGTGAGGTCCGCGTCAACGGCACGGACCTCGCTGCGCTCGGACGCGACGCGCGGCAGGCGTACCGGCGCACGGTGGGATTCGTCTTCCAGGACTTCAAGCTGCTGCCGGCCCGCACGGTGTTCGAGAACGTCGCCACGGTGGCGCGCGTGATGGGCGTACCACGGTCGCAGCAGTGGCGTCGTGCGTCGCTGCTCCTGCAGCAGGTGGGCCTCCAGCACCGGATGGAAGCGTTCCCGATGCAGTTGTCAGGCGGTGAACAGCAGCGCGTGGCGATCGCGCGCGCGCTGATGAACGAACCCGCGCTCCTGCTGGCCGACGAACCGACGGGCAACCTCGATCGCGCGTTGTCCATCGAGGTGATGGACATCTTCAGGGGCATCAACGCCGCGGGCACGACGGTCCTGATGGCGACGCACGACGAGGAACTGATCCGCTACGTCAACAGGCGGGTCGTCCAACTCCAGCGCGGACATGTGGTGGCCGATCGGAGGGCGTCGTGA
- a CDS encoding RNA polymerase sigma factor: MTDEALVARAQAGEEEAWAELVRRHHAAVFRAAHAALVSRADADDAAQDAWIAAWHALDGFRGQASFRTWVLTIAWRKSLDRRRGLAAWLRMRRLDAEDDDPLAVTLAATEPGAAAQLEDKVARARITKLIRALPRTYRDALVLMATGDFSYVDGAALLNIPVGTLKWRVSEARRLLRTRMDAHSPGGPHDA, from the coding sequence GTGACCGACGAGGCGCTCGTGGCCCGCGCGCAGGCCGGGGAAGAGGAAGCGTGGGCGGAGCTCGTGCGGCGGCACCACGCGGCCGTGTTCCGGGCCGCGCACGCCGCGCTCGTCTCGCGGGCGGATGCCGACGATGCGGCGCAGGACGCGTGGATCGCCGCATGGCATGCACTCGACGGCTTCCGCGGGCAGGCGTCGTTCCGCACGTGGGTCCTCACGATCGCCTGGCGGAAGTCGCTGGATCGACGGCGAGGACTCGCGGCGTGGTTACGCATGCGGCGTCTCGATGCGGAGGACGATGACCCGCTGGCCGTGACGCTGGCGGCCACCGAACCCGGCGCCGCCGCGCAGTTGGAGGACAAGGTGGCGCGTGCCCGCATCACGAAGCTGATACGCGCGCTGCCTCGCACGTACCGCGACGCGCTGGTGTTGATGGCCACGGGAGACTTCTCCTACGTCGACGGCGCGGCGCTGTTGAACATACCCGTGGGCACGCTGAAGTGGCGCGTGAGCGAGGCGAGACGCCTGCTGCGCACCAGGATGGACGCCCACTCGCCTGGAGGGCCGCACGATGCTTGA